One genomic segment of Salvia miltiorrhiza cultivar Shanhuang (shh) unplaced genomic scaffold, IMPLAD_Smil_shh fragScaff_scaffold_79, whole genome shotgun sequence includes these proteins:
- the LOC131003145 gene encoding uncharacterized protein LOC131003145 has product MKNCFSFSSDEEQNGCPKESFYWWRTPQEFDEDGHFKTDISSPRNRMKLLREMERLGLMGSCGLNDLRHKILRYRAGDFCLPIGGIEREDMEIPPLITILLTGLTASGKSSFINLMYAVLGRFGLIPFAQTSGESSNLSTMYLEEHNVLRSGRSGFCVFDSRGLEPSRMEEGLEEVSMWMTDGVRHHQPSLTQPNESMEFTNSRYINRKVNFVMVVADLSEIHRAFKSGDLEPVVALRALFHFPAIKNSNENPMLILTHGDTLSCEDRIKGRLQICDYLGIPETNGVYDIPCLAEQWVLAQDSDPISAYSLTEAVYKALLQSDRAHPPKWSFKEWFTFIFSSTMCCLASLFSFLAQLFGRFGQSDGRLRM; this is encoded by the exons ATGAAGAACTGCTTCAGCTTCTCGAGCGACGAGGAGCAAAACGGGTGCCCAAAAGAGTCATTCTACTGGTGGAGAACGCCGCAAGAATTCGACGAAGATGGGCATTTCAAAACGGATATTTCGAGTCCAAGAAATAGAATGAAGCTTCTTAGAGAAATGGAGAGATTGGGTTTGATGGGTAGTTGTGGGCTGAATGATTTGAGGCACAAGATTCTGAGATACAGAGCTGGAGATTTCTGCCTCCCAATTGGTGGGATTGAGAGAGAGGATATGGAAATCCCACCTCTAATCACAATCTTGCTCACTGGTTTGACTGCCTCTGGCAAAAGCTCCTTCATCAATTTGATGTATGCTGTTCTTGGCAGGTTTGGCCTCATCCCTTTTGCTCAGACATCAG GTGAGTCTTCCAATTTGAGCACTATGTACCTGGAAGAACACAACGTGTTGAGGTCAGGTAGGAGTGGGTTCTGTGTGTTCGACTCGAGGGGTTTAGAGCCAAGTCGCATGGAGGAAGGACTCGAGGAGGTGTCAATGTGGATGACTGACGGCGTTAGACATCACCAGCCCTCTTTAACTCAACCCAATGAATCAATGGAGTTCACTAATTCAAGATACATCAACAGAAAGGTCAATTTTGTTATGGTTGTAGCTGATTTGTCAGAGATTCATAGGGCATTCAAATCTGGTGATCTGGAGCCAGTTGTGGCCTTGAGGGCCCTCTTTCATTTCCCAGCTATCAAGAATTCAA ATGAGAATCCGATGTTGATCCTAACTCATGGAGACACTCTAAGCTGCGAAGATAGGATAAAGGGGAGGCTGCAAATATGCGACTACTTAGGCATCCCAGAGACGAATGGTGTGTACGACATACCATGTCTGGCCGAGCAATGGGTGCTTGCACAAGATTCCGACCCCATTTCTGCGTACTCTCTCACTGAGGCTGTATACAAGGCTTTGCTTCAATCGGATAGAGCTCATCCTCCTAAATGGAGCTTCAAAGAATGGTTCACCTTCATCTTCTCATCGACTATGTGCTGTCTTGCTTCACTCTTTTCATTTCTTGCACAATTATTTGGAAGATTTGGCCAATCTGATGGAAGGCTTAGGATGTGA
- the LOC131003172 gene encoding uncharacterized protein LOC131003172, giving the protein MDDFRVAIDDCRLADLGFEGHNFTWTNKQSGHATIQERLDRVLGTDQWMTLFPNYKVQHLIRKSSDHCLILLELFSADCTNQRRIKECGKALEIWGDTHFGNIKLQIRKLREKLDFAQKRPPSECNMAEQKAIEMELDGLLDKEETMWKQRSRCLWLNEGDKNTAFFHKVASGRQRRNRIRRVLNKDGRYVSGFKEVEEAFRLYFQDIFTSQPASNREEVFAAVEPTVTEEMNNHLTRPFTTEEITEALFQMHPLKSPGPDGRKLNIYFMGPDYAALLPPSRTYSLPMTIIFGRAHFQEVDLIKHILTIYEAASGQKVNLEKSGITFSKKIPREVTFELSARLGVRHADSHGTYLGIPSTIGRSKREIFQMLEDRVRKKSKDWKRRFLSAAGKSILIKTILQAIPVYLMSYFLIPEHVCKRLNSLSAQFFWGQRHEERRIHWRNWKSLCRAKWDGGLGFRDISCFNRALLAKQA; this is encoded by the exons ATGGATGATTTTCGGGTTGCAATTGATGATTGTAGACTTGCTGACTTGGGGTTTGAGGGGCACAACTTCACCTGGACGAACAAACAATCAGGCCATGCTACTATCCAGGAGAGACTAGATAGGGTCCTCGGAACTGACCAATGGATGACACTCTTCCCCAACTATAAAGTGCAACACCTTATACGAAAATCCTCCGACCATTGCCTGATCCTTCTTGAACTCTTCTCTGCGGATTGTACCAATCAAA GACGGATTAAAGAATGTGGGAAGGCACTCGAAATTTGGGGAGATACTCATTTTGGAAATATCAAGCTTCAAATCAGGAAGCTTAGGGAAAAATTGGATTTTGCACAAAAGCGACCTCCCTCGGAATGCAATATGGCTGAACAAAAAGCTATTGAAATGGAGCTGGATGGGCTGTTGGACAAGGAAGAGACTATGTGGAAACAACGATCACGATGCCTCTGGTTAAACGAAGGTGACAAAAATACAGCCTTCTTCCACAAGGTGGCGTCGGGACGCCAAAGGAGGAACCGTATCAGAAGAGTGCTGAATAAGGATGGTCGTTACGTCTCAGGTTTTAAAGAGGTGGAGGAAGCTTTCCGGCTTTATTTCCAAGACATCTTCACATCACAACCAGCCTCAAACAGGGAAGAGGTGTTTGCTGCGGTTGAGCCCACTGTCACGGAAGAAATGAACAACCATCTCACGAGGCCTTTCACAACGGAGGAGATTACAGAGGCGCTCTTCCAGATGCACCCGCTCAAATCCCCGGGCCCTGACG GGCGGAAACTCAACATTTACTTCATGGGGCCAGATTATGCAGCACTGCTCCCTCCGTCTCGCACTTATTCTTTGCCGATGACTATCATTTTTGGAAGAGCACATTTTCAAGAAGTTGATCTGATAAAACACATTCTTACCATCTATGAGGCTGCATCAGGTCAAAAAGTTAACCTCGAGAAATCGGGCATCACCTTCAGCAAGAAAATACCTAGGGAGGTCACTTTTGAGCTCTCGGCGAGGCTTGGGGTGCGACACGCTGACTCCCATGGAACCTACCTGGGCATCCCGAGTACTATTGGAAGATCGAAGAGGGAGATTTTCCAAATGCTGGAAGATAGAGTtaggaaaaaatcaaaagacTGGAAACGCAGATTCCTTTCGGCTGCCGGAAAAAGCATTCTCATTAAAACGATATTGCAAGCAATCCCGGTGTACCTAATGAGCTATTTTCTAATCCCGGAGCATGTTTGTAAACGCCTCAACTCACTAAGTGCTCAATTTTTCTGGGGGCAAAGGCACGAAGAACGACGTATTCACTGGCGAAATTGGAAATCTCTTTGTCGCGCTAAGTGGGATGGAGGCTTAGGTTTCAGGGACATTTCGTGCTTCAACCGGGCTCTTCTTGCCAAACAGGCATAG
- the LOC131003142 gene encoding uncharacterized protein LOC131003142: protein MDGAKMKNNLFLSDEDQNGMPRSSSAFYWWKGLEEFDENGNFKVDINSDLTPRIRVLREMERLAFVSVEGFDDFRHKLLSYRAGDLWVPVGGINKEEMDIPAVITILLTGLTASGKSSLINFMYSVLGRSGLIPFAQTSGESSSYNTTMFLEEHNVLRSGRSGLCVYDTRGLDQNRMGEGLDEVSTWMSEGVRHNQPCYRLGDERRVMGSTLVNSSRFAKRKVNCVMVVADLLQIHEAFKSGDFKSIEALRSLFHLDCTKNLNENPMLILTHGDALSPGDRIEGRLKICEYLGIPETSGAYDVACLTEQGIFVQDFDSVTAFALMEAVYRALLQSDRSHLPNTNFKDSIIVFWSWLMSCIATFFAMLAHFFSKLGHHDGKLKKM, encoded by the exons ATGGATGGAGCAAAGATGAAAAACAATCTGTTTTTGAGTGATGAGGACCAAAATGGAATGCCCAGATCATCATCGGCATTCTATTGGTGGAAAGGGCTGGAAGAATTCGACGAAAATGGCAATTTCAAGGTTGACATCAATTCAGACTTAACACCAAGAATCAGAGTTCTTAGAGAGATGGAGAGATTGGCGTTCGTTTCTGTGGAAGGTTTCGATGATTTCAGACATAAACTGTTGAGTTATAGAGCTGGAGATTTATGGGTTCCTGTGGGTGGAATCAACAAGGAAGAAATGGATATTCCAGCTGTCATCACGATTCTCTTGACTGGCTTAACTGCCTCTGGCAAAAGCTCTCTCATCAATTTCATGTATAGTGTTCTTGGAAGATCTGGCCTCATTCCTTTTGCTCAAACCTCAG GTGAATCATCAAGCTACAATACAACTATGTTTCTTGAAGAGCACAATGTTTTGAGATCTGGTCGCAGTGGGTTGTGTGTGTACGACACGAGAGGTTTGGACCAAAATAGGATGGGGGAAGGATTGGACGAGGTTTCGACGTGGATGAGTGAGGGCGTTAGACATAACCAGCCTTGTTACAGACTAGGAGACGAGCGGAGAGTTATGGGATCAACGCTGGTAAATAGCTCAAGGTTCGCTAAGAGAAAAGTCAATTGTGTGATGGTTGTGGCTGATTTATTGCAAATTCATGAGGCCTTCAAATCTGGCGATTTCAAGTCAATCGAGGCGTTGAGATCCCTTTTTCATTTGGATTGCACCAAAAATTTGA ATGAGAATCCGATGTTAATTCTAACACATGGCGACGCCCTAAGCCCGGGAGATAGGATCGAAGGGAGGCTCAAAATATGCGAATATTTAGGTATACCGGAGACGAGTGGGGCCTATGACGTGGCATGCTTAACGGAGCAAGGGATTTTTGTTCAAGACTTTGACTCTGTAACGGCCTTTGCATTAATGGAGGCTGTTTATAGGGCTTTGCTGCAATCAGACAGATCTCATTTACCTAACACCAACTTTAAGGATTCGATCATCGTGTTTTGGTCGTGGCTGATGAGCTGCATTGCTACTTTCTTTGCAATGCTTGCTCATTTCTTCTCCAAGTTGGGACATCACGACGGCAAACTTAAGAAGATGTGA